A single window of Marinobacter sp. SS13-12 DNA harbors:
- a CDS encoding isocitrate/isopropylmalate family dehydrogenase: protein MDRRINVTSPLVILHGDEMAQVAFERILEKFVTGRLDIRLEEIDLSAEHRLLTNGQAVTDAIEALQRHGVGVKNAGMTVNRQQLEELLRKHPDVDSGNLHPLATKSPNGAIRKGISGNITREDIQFRNLNISRPDWIGRDIEVDTMEFGGIKDSFNQLSQATGVVKLMFVGSSGDPVELHRREVRKGDPWLLATNDVEDVKAWAHRFFQRAIDEKRDVYLGLKDTVIPGYDGAMRTVIEDIYTNDYREQIKELGLNYYYELIDAQAARIVSNPPERALWGVPDNTTGRKLFKLVNHLREFGIPSRGAHVSISRMSAGGGDQYGSFNMPAQENGILKVIVDGDEKHARRVMKGDPILLMSNDREAIKDWVSQVFRDASRKDKEVYFGLKREYMEYDEVFSDVITEVRRELARDHTPPPSFMIMRPSSQLKKMITDPPRNALYPSQNLDGDIFSDISAALGGSLATASSIIESKDGTMLFEAPHGTAHDLYLKYLESDGRDAHFNPSALVFALANALETLGEREGNAPLSEYAVNLKAALTDTVDRGIVTADLKGKTVDPDSEQVVDMAGFLDAVEAALQSFSA from the coding sequence ATGGACCGCCGAATCAATGTAACGTCGCCATTGGTCATCCTCCACGGCGACGAAATGGCCCAGGTTGCTTTCGAGCGGATTCTCGAAAAATTCGTTACTGGGCGCCTGGACATCCGGCTCGAGGAAATCGACCTGTCCGCGGAACACCGACTACTGACCAATGGTCAGGCAGTGACTGACGCCATCGAAGCCCTTCAGCGCCATGGGGTAGGGGTGAAGAACGCCGGCATGACCGTCAACCGACAGCAACTGGAGGAGCTGCTCCGCAAGCATCCTGATGTGGACTCCGGCAACCTTCACCCACTGGCCACCAAATCCCCGAACGGCGCCATCCGCAAAGGCATCAGCGGCAATATCACCCGTGAGGACATCCAGTTCCGCAATCTCAACATCAGCCGCCCGGACTGGATCGGTCGCGACATCGAAGTAGACACCATGGAATTCGGCGGCATCAAGGACAGCTTCAACCAGTTGTCCCAGGCTACCGGCGTGGTCAAACTGATGTTTGTGGGCAGCAGTGGCGACCCGGTGGAATTGCACCGCCGTGAAGTCCGCAAGGGTGACCCCTGGCTACTGGCCACCAACGACGTTGAGGACGTAAAAGCCTGGGCTCATCGCTTCTTCCAGCGCGCCATCGACGAGAAAAGGGATGTCTACCTGGGCCTGAAAGACACCGTTATTCCCGGCTACGACGGAGCCATGCGTACGGTGATCGAAGACATCTACACCAACGATTACCGCGAGCAGATCAAGGAGCTTGGGCTCAACTACTACTACGAGCTGATTGATGCCCAGGCTGCGCGCATTGTCTCCAACCCGCCAGAGCGTGCACTGTGGGGCGTACCCGACAATACCACCGGGCGTAAGCTGTTCAAACTGGTCAACCACCTGCGGGAGTTCGGCATTCCCAGTCGCGGTGCCCACGTGTCCATTTCCCGCATGAGCGCAGGGGGCGGCGACCAGTACGGCAGCTTCAACATGCCGGCGCAGGAAAACGGCATCCTCAAGGTGATCGTTGATGGCGACGAGAAGCACGCCCGCCGTGTCATGAAAGGTGACCCCATTCTGCTCATGTCCAACGATCGTGAAGCCATCAAGGACTGGGTGTCCCAGGTGTTCCGCGACGCCTCCCGCAAGGACAAAGAGGTCTATTTCGGCCTCAAGCGCGAGTACATGGAATACGACGAAGTCTTCAGCGACGTTATTACCGAAGTGCGGCGGGAACTGGCCCGGGATCACACGCCTCCGCCATCTTTCATGATCATGCGTCCGTCCAGCCAGCTCAAGAAGATGATTACCGATCCCCCGAGAAACGCCCTCTATCCGTCCCAGAACCTGGACGGCGACATCTTTTCGGACATCTCTGCTGCACTCGGCGGCAGCCTGGCTACCGCCAGCTCCATCATCGAGAGCAAGGACGGCACCATGCTCTTTGAGGCGCCCCATGGCACCGCCCATGACCTCTACCTGAAATACCTGGAGAGCGACGGCCGCGACGCGCACTTTAATCCTTCAGCCCTGGTTTTCGCCCTCGCCAATGCCCTGGAAACCCTCGGTGAGCGCGAGGGCAATGCGCCCCTGAGTGAATACGCCGTCAACCTCAAGGCGGCACTGACCGACACCGTCGACAGAGGCATTGTCACCGCCGATCTCAAGGGCAAGACCGTCGATCCGGATTCGGAGCAGGTGGTGGATATGGCAGGCTTTCTGGACGCTGTAGAAGCCGCGCTCCAGTCATTTTCAGCTTGA
- the egtB gene encoding ergothioneine biosynthesis protein EgtB: MSHAEELYPTLVVEANAPEDWLDAFREVRLASEQLCGPLETEDYVIQSMDDVSPPKWHLAHVTWFFETFLLKPFLKGYVPLNEAYDHLFNSYYETHSNPFPRPRRGLLSRPTVANVYRYRRYVDDAMGLLLNNPPAEHSQAIAERVCLGIHHEQQHQELLAMDIKHILAQNPLQPAYSKRLHAPPGGQPVPMGWRAYEGGLVTIGLEQDGGKFAFDNERPAHRQYLEPFELATRPVTNQDYMHFMEQGGYQDPALWLSDGWHLIRENGWIAPLYWAREGEQWYHFTLTGWRKVDPHAPVCHVSFYEADAFARWAGARLPTEAEWEQAATHTRNRTGNFAECGYLQPVAAEAGSASNPLDAPLQMFGDVWEWTGSAYRPYPGFRTLAGSLGEYNGKFMSGQMVLRGGCCATPANHIRPTYRNFYPPSARWAFSGIRLAREATR, from the coding sequence ATGTCACACGCGGAAGAGCTTTACCCGACTCTCGTTGTGGAAGCCAATGCGCCAGAAGACTGGCTGGATGCCTTCAGGGAGGTACGGCTCGCCAGCGAACAGTTGTGCGGGCCGCTGGAGACGGAAGATTACGTCATACAGAGCATGGATGACGTCAGCCCGCCCAAATGGCACCTTGCCCACGTTACCTGGTTCTTCGAGACCTTCCTGCTCAAGCCGTTCCTGAAGGGGTATGTGCCCCTGAACGAGGCTTATGACCATCTGTTCAATTCCTATTACGAAACCCACAGCAACCCCTTTCCCCGGCCCCGGCGAGGCTTGCTGTCCCGTCCGACCGTAGCCAACGTCTATCGTTACCGCCGTTACGTGGATGACGCTATGGGATTGCTACTGAATAACCCGCCTGCGGAGCATAGCCAGGCCATTGCAGAACGGGTCTGTCTGGGCATCCACCATGAACAGCAGCACCAGGAACTGCTGGCCATGGATATCAAGCACATACTGGCCCAGAACCCGCTGCAACCGGCCTACAGCAAACGTTTGCACGCCCCGCCCGGTGGGCAGCCGGTGCCCATGGGCTGGCGGGCCTACGAAGGCGGACTGGTTACCATTGGCCTGGAACAGGATGGGGGCAAGTTTGCGTTTGACAATGAACGGCCGGCCCATCGCCAGTACCTTGAACCCTTCGAGCTGGCAACGCGCCCGGTGACTAACCAGGACTATATGCATTTTATGGAGCAGGGCGGTTATCAGGACCCGGCATTGTGGCTCTCGGACGGCTGGCACCTGATCCGGGAGAACGGCTGGATTGCGCCCCTGTATTGGGCCCGGGAGGGGGAGCAGTGGTACCACTTCACCCTGACCGGGTGGCGCAAGGTAGATCCCCATGCGCCGGTATGCCATGTCAGTTTTTACGAGGCTGATGCCTTCGCACGTTGGGCGGGGGCCCGCTTGCCGACCGAAGCGGAATGGGAGCAGGCCGCCACCCACACCCGGAACCGGACTGGCAATTTTGCTGAGTGCGGTTATTTGCAGCCCGTTGCCGCGGAGGCTGGCAGTGCGAGCAACCCCCTTGATGCGCCGTTGCAGATGTTTGGCGATGTCTGGGAATGGACGGGGAGCGCCTACCGGCCCTATCCGGGGTTCAGGACGCTCGCCGGCAGCCTCGGTGAGTACAACGGCAAATTCATGTCCGGGCAGATGGTACTGAGGGGAGGGTGCTGTGCCACGCCGGCCAACCATATCCGCCCCACGTATCGTAACTTCTATCCCCCATCGGCCCGTTGGGCCTTTTCGGGAATCAGACTTGCCAGGGAGGCCACCCGATGA
- the egtD gene encoding L-histidine N(alpha)-methyltransferase: MNAAEIHFHNQLPEDHSPTMAEEVLTGFTSKPKYCSPKYFYDQQGSALFEKICELPEYYPTRTEEAILTRAMPEIAALAGEDATLVEFGSGASRKVRLLLESMSVQRYLGIDISREFLLESTRRLAADYPWLEVHAACADFTRGIALPEAIDPQRLVGFFPGSSIGNFTPDAAEGFLDSLHRLLPPGSGLLIGVDLVKDHQTLEAAYNDADGITAAFNLNLLDRFQRELGIAFRRELFRHRAFFNAEKSRIEMHLDSRIAQVLHLNGHTIRFREGESIHTENSYKYSVPGFQRLAARAGFASRKVWMDEHGLFSVHYLTASPGE; encoded by the coding sequence ATGAACGCGGCAGAGATTCATTTTCACAACCAGTTGCCGGAAGACCATTCCCCCACCATGGCAGAAGAAGTGCTCACGGGATTCACCTCCAAGCCGAAGTACTGTTCCCCAAAATACTTTTATGATCAGCAAGGTTCAGCACTTTTCGAGAAAATATGTGAACTTCCTGAGTATTATCCCACCCGCACCGAGGAAGCTATTCTGACCCGTGCCATGCCCGAGATCGCGGCTCTGGCTGGCGAGGATGCAACCCTGGTGGAATTCGGCAGCGGTGCCAGTCGAAAAGTGCGGCTGTTACTGGAATCCATGTCGGTGCAACGTTACCTGGGTATCGACATATCCCGGGAGTTCCTGCTCGAAAGCACCCGGCGTCTGGCGGCGGACTATCCCTGGCTGGAGGTCCACGCCGCCTGTGCCGACTTTACCCGGGGCATAGCCCTGCCAGAAGCGATCGATCCCCAGCGATTGGTGGGTTTCTTCCCCGGATCAAGCATCGGCAATTTTACGCCGGACGCCGCAGAGGGCTTTCTTGACAGCCTGCATCGACTGCTACCACCGGGTAGTGGACTGTTAATCGGCGTTGACCTGGTGAAGGACCATCAGACACTGGAAGCTGCCTACAATGATGCCGACGGCATTACCGCGGCGTTCAACCTGAACCTGCTTGACCGTTTTCAGCGGGAACTGGGGATCGCCTTCCGCCGGGAACTGTTCCGTCACCGGGCTTTCTTCAACGCAGAAAAATCCCGCATCGAAATGCACCTGGACAGCCGGATTGCTCAGGTATTGCACCTGAATGGGCACACCATCCGTTTCCGCGAGGGTGAATCGATCCACACGGAGAACTCCTACAAATATTCTGTGCCGGGCTTTCAGAGGCTGGCCGCCCGCGCCGGTTTCGCGAGCCGTAAGGTGTGGATGGACGAGCATGGGCTGTTCAGCGTTCATTACCTTACAGCCTCCCCGGGCGAGTAA
- a CDS encoding ChaB family protein: MPYDSNSELPDRVRNNLPSHAQEIYRNAFNSAWEEYRKPEDRRGDSDREETAHKVAWSAVKKEYHKEGEKWVRDKS, translated from the coding sequence ATGCCTTACGACAGTAATTCAGAGTTGCCCGACCGCGTCCGTAATAACCTGCCATCCCATGCCCAGGAAATCTACCGGAATGCTTTTAACTCCGCCTGGGAAGAATACCGCAAGCCGGAGGATCGCCGTGGCGATTCAGACCGGGAAGAAACCGCTCATAAGGTGGCCTGGTCTGCAGTGAAAAAGGAGTATCACAAGGAAGGCGAGAAATGGGTTAGGGATAAATCCTGA
- a CDS encoding DUF6448 family protein, giving the protein MKTKLRKTTLTAGAAAIFSLVFAGSAQAHCDALDGPVITEARTALEAGDVTPLLKWVPAEDEAEIRRVFADVRKVRGQNETTRDIADRHLFATLVKVHRASEGAPFTGIKPSGQIDPGLMAADAALENGQIDRLVANITRKIEDGIRERYKEARNAQARADQSVEEGRDFVTDYVSYIHYVEGVHGAAGGSEGH; this is encoded by the coding sequence ATGAAAACCAAGCTACGGAAAACCACCCTTACCGCAGGTGCGGCCGCCATCTTCAGTCTGGTATTTGCTGGCAGCGCCCAGGCGCATTGCGATGCCCTGGATGGCCCGGTGATTACCGAGGCCCGCACAGCGCTCGAGGCGGGCGATGTTACGCCTCTGCTCAAATGGGTACCCGCCGAGGATGAGGCAGAAATCAGGCGCGTGTTTGCAGACGTGCGCAAAGTCCGGGGCCAGAACGAGACCACGCGGGACATCGCCGACCGGCATCTGTTCGCGACTCTCGTGAAGGTTCATCGTGCCTCGGAAGGTGCGCCGTTCACCGGCATCAAGCCTTCCGGGCAGATCGACCCGGGACTGATGGCGGCGGATGCGGCGCTGGAGAACGGACAGATTGATCGCCTGGTCGCAAACATCACCCGCAAGATCGAAGACGGTATTCGCGAGCGTTATAAGGAGGCGCGAAACGCACAGGCGCGCGCCGATCAGAGCGTAGAGGAGGGACGTGATTTCGTCACTGACTACGTCAGCTACATCCACTACGTCGAAGGCGTACACGGTGCAGCGGGTGGCAGCGAAGGGCACTGA
- a CDS encoding helix-turn-helix domain-containing protein, whose protein sequence is MYLTLTDLVLLTSIIQSLSLAIFLMLPFNVGLISNRLLVATLVFFAAGLGEIFLYSSGLALEHPNFAYLGTLIGLLQAGTLYLYAQSLMYQDFRLRKEHLVHTLLFWVVGAIFLVEYYLQPTGTKVQILLERDHPGVLTSPLLAVAIHAVFLGYLYATIRAITRFGIGLRQIFSSIENKQLAWLRMLLIGYAVAWTVSMLYCLTAHVFRSAPGTEWVAGAGAVTGFVFINFLMVNSLRQPVIFSGLAADQAALLAEETPPQFDQALKERLEWKMRENKPHLHSNLTLEQLARKVDAHPKEVSRVINQGFGCNFFEFVSGYRLAEAKARLADPANTSNILQVMYDSGFNSKSVFNTAFKNDTGLTPSEYRHRALQGNIGAEPQP, encoded by the coding sequence ATGTATCTGACACTTACTGACCTCGTGTTGTTGACGAGCATCATTCAGTCCCTGAGTCTGGCCATTTTTCTGATGCTTCCCTTTAACGTCGGGCTCATCAGCAATCGGCTCCTGGTCGCTACGCTGGTTTTCTTCGCCGCCGGGCTTGGCGAAATCTTCCTTTACAGCAGCGGGCTCGCGCTCGAACACCCCAACTTCGCCTACCTCGGGACGCTCATCGGGCTTCTGCAAGCGGGGACACTCTATCTGTATGCGCAGTCGCTGATGTATCAGGACTTCCGGTTACGCAAGGAGCACCTCGTTCATACCCTGCTGTTCTGGGTTGTCGGCGCCATCTTCCTGGTCGAGTATTATCTGCAGCCAACCGGGACCAAAGTGCAGATCCTGCTGGAGCGGGACCATCCGGGCGTGCTGACCTCACCCCTCCTCGCGGTGGCGATCCACGCCGTCTTCCTCGGTTATCTGTACGCCACGATTCGCGCAATCACCCGCTTCGGCATCGGCCTTCGGCAGATATTTTCCAGCATCGAGAACAAGCAACTCGCGTGGCTGCGGATGCTCCTGATCGGCTACGCGGTGGCCTGGACAGTGAGTATGCTCTACTGCCTCACCGCACACGTGTTCAGAAGCGCGCCGGGAACGGAGTGGGTAGCCGGTGCTGGCGCGGTGACCGGCTTCGTCTTCATCAACTTTCTGATGGTGAATTCCCTTCGCCAACCGGTCATCTTCTCGGGACTCGCAGCCGACCAGGCTGCGTTGTTGGCGGAGGAGACGCCACCGCAGTTCGATCAGGCGTTGAAGGAACGGCTGGAGTGGAAGATGCGCGAGAACAAGCCGCACCTCCACTCTAACCTGACCCTGGAGCAGCTCGCCCGGAAAGTCGATGCGCATCCAAAAGAAGTCTCGCGGGTGATCAACCAGGGCTTCGGGTGCAACTTCTTCGAGTTCGTCAGCGGCTATCGCCTGGCGGAAGCGAAAGCACGACTGGCCGACCCGGCAAACACGTCGAATATCCTGCAAGTCATGTACGATTCTGGCTTCAACTCGAAGTCCGTATTCAACACGGCCTTCAAGAACGATACCGGGCTTACTCCCAGTGAATATCGCCATCGCGCCCTCCAGGGGAACATTGGTGCCGAGCCTCAGCCCTGA
- a CDS encoding ATP-binding protein, translated as MTNKTSLQKSLGIGLTLGVTLLWLLGVTASGLVAQHEMNEVFDSALEETAQRILPLAVTDILNRENGASNQRAPALKDHDEYLTYLVRDRQGNLLLQSHDADPGVFGPLPQEGFSNTSTHRIYGASAVSETIYLEVAEPLAHRREAALEAGLALLMPLTFLIPVSLLGIWWIVRLSLRKVVDFQQSIEFRGAGDLSPVAGDQLPQEFEPIALAVNRLLERLHRALETERSFTANSAHELRTPLATALAKVQRLKTRVQSDQLKADVADIEKSLRSLSVLSGKLLELAKAEGAGAISQNRHDLVPILAMIVGDFESHAPGRMTLTLPESEVNSFLDPDAFAILVRNLIENALKHGSPEQQVEISMAADGTLRVSNGGNLVPQDQLARLRNRFARSKTDATGSGLGLAIADAIATGAGMTLHLQSPATGRQDGFEAELNVACI; from the coding sequence ATGACCAATAAAACCAGCTTACAGAAAAGCCTGGGCATCGGCCTCACGCTCGGAGTCACCCTGCTCTGGCTGCTAGGCGTTACCGCTTCCGGACTCGTGGCGCAGCACGAAATGAATGAAGTGTTTGACAGCGCCCTTGAAGAAACCGCGCAACGCATTCTGCCGCTGGCCGTCACCGACATCCTGAACCGGGAAAACGGAGCCAGTAATCAAAGGGCCCCTGCCCTGAAAGACCACGACGAATACCTCACTTACCTGGTCAGAGACCGGCAAGGCAACCTCCTGCTCCAGTCTCACGACGCCGATCCCGGGGTTTTTGGCCCATTGCCACAGGAAGGCTTCTCGAACACGTCGACACACCGGATATACGGAGCATCGGCCGTCAGCGAGACTATCTACCTCGAGGTAGCCGAACCTCTGGCTCACCGCCGTGAAGCCGCGCTGGAAGCAGGCCTGGCATTGCTGATGCCTTTAACCTTCCTGATCCCGGTCAGCCTGCTGGGTATCTGGTGGATCGTCCGGCTTTCCTTGCGCAAGGTTGTCGATTTCCAGCAGTCCATAGAATTCCGTGGCGCCGGAGATCTCTCACCTGTTGCCGGGGATCAGTTACCACAGGAATTTGAACCTATTGCCCTGGCCGTCAACCGGCTGCTGGAACGGTTACACCGCGCGCTGGAGACAGAACGGAGTTTTACGGCGAACAGTGCCCATGAATTGAGGACACCACTGGCAACAGCACTGGCCAAAGTGCAGCGGCTGAAAACCCGGGTTCAAAGTGACCAACTGAAAGCTGATGTTGCCGATATTGAGAAATCTCTGCGCAGCCTGTCGGTCCTGTCCGGAAAGCTGCTCGAACTGGCGAAAGCCGAAGGAGCCGGCGCCATATCACAGAACCGGCACGATCTTGTGCCCATACTGGCAATGATTGTCGGTGATTTTGAGAGCCACGCACCAGGACGAATGACGCTGACCCTGCCCGAGAGCGAAGTGAACTCCTTCCTCGATCCCGATGCCTTCGCCATCCTTGTTCGTAACCTGATTGAGAATGCGCTAAAGCATGGCTCCCCCGAACAGCAAGTTGAGATCAGCATGGCAGCGGATGGAACGTTGAGGGTGAGCAATGGCGGTAACCTAGTGCCTCAGGACCAGCTTGCCCGGTTAAGGAACCGGTTTGCACGCTCAAAAACAGATGCGACGGGTTCCGGCCTGGGCCTGGCCATTGCAGACGCGATTGCCACAGGTGCAGGTATGACATTGCATTTGCAGTCACCGGCAACAGGACGGCAGGACGGTTTTGAAGCGGAGCTGAACGTGGCATGTATCTGA
- a CDS encoding response regulator, with protein sequence MRVLLVEDTEGLGEAVRDQIADDGHAVDWVQTLAFAETTVQTTAYDLILLDLILPDGHGFGFLRKLRTAGKTTPVIILTARDQVSDRIEGLNAGADDYLVKPFDLSELSARVAAVARRYRGNPNPLIRVGDLEVDLGDHRISRNGQPVELTAREWALFEGFIHRPGMLLSRSQLEDRLYAFGAEIESNTIEVYVSRLRKKLGRDAIVTVRGMGYRLETHDQ encoded by the coding sequence ATGCGGGTACTGTTGGTTGAGGATACCGAGGGGCTTGGCGAAGCGGTGCGGGATCAGATTGCGGATGACGGCCACGCAGTGGACTGGGTGCAGACCCTGGCCTTTGCCGAAACGACAGTTCAGACCACAGCCTACGACCTGATTTTGCTTGATCTGATCCTGCCGGACGGCCATGGGTTCGGGTTTTTGAGGAAGCTGAGGACAGCCGGAAAAACGACACCCGTGATCATCCTCACCGCCAGGGATCAGGTGTCTGACCGGATTGAAGGACTGAACGCCGGCGCCGACGACTATCTGGTAAAACCCTTTGATCTTTCCGAGCTGTCGGCCCGTGTGGCCGCGGTAGCCCGTCGGTACCGGGGCAATCCGAACCCGCTGATTCGCGTGGGTGATCTGGAGGTCGATCTTGGTGATCACCGTATCAGTCGCAATGGCCAGCCAGTGGAACTTACTGCCCGGGAGTGGGCCCTGTTCGAGGGCTTCATCCACCGACCCGGAATGCTATTATCGCGGTCGCAACTGGAGGATCGTCTTTACGCCTTCGGAGCAGAAATTGAAAGTAACACCATTGAGGTCTATGTCAGCCGTCTGCGCAAAAAACTGGGGCGGGACGCGATCGTAACCGTCAGGGGCATGGGCTACCGTCTGGAAACACATGACCAATAA
- a CDS encoding ferric reductase-like transmembrane domain-containing protein, with protein MIRIILPFIILVSGLWAWNLAAGPDAGTPWGVYKQSLLLSGWLAIALMSLAMMLALRPAWLERPLGGLDKIYHTHKWAGILAVVFAAAHWLIEMGDDVIESVFGEAGEHEPHYSGFIDTMRDAAEDIGEFAIYLLFAMLLITLWRRFPYKYWRYLHRVMPALYLLLAFHAAWLAPLQWWQQPIGVLMAILLLGGSIASGLSLAGRVGRHRQVRGTITAINTPAPDVTEVTCHLGQAWRGHRAGQFAFVTFDTLEGAHPFTIASADRGDGRVTFLIKSLGDFTRNLSQKIRAGQTVTVEGPYGCFNFDRRKRHSHQIWIAGGIGVTPFLAWLEGIGTNAVAAPEADLHYCTRNADQDPIVERLREHCRDFPGIHLQIHDSSKGEVLSAEKLAAGVPSSAAAEVWFCGPAGLARAIRQGLRSAPFRLSRFHKEAFQFR; from the coding sequence ATGATCCGGATCATTTTACCTTTTATTATCCTGGTTTCCGGCCTCTGGGCCTGGAATCTGGCTGCAGGCCCGGACGCCGGTACCCCCTGGGGCGTTTATAAACAGAGCCTGCTACTCAGCGGGTGGTTGGCCATCGCCTTGATGTCGCTGGCCATGATGCTGGCGCTGCGACCTGCCTGGCTGGAACGACCGCTGGGCGGACTGGACAAGATCTATCACACCCATAAGTGGGCCGGCATTCTGGCCGTGGTATTCGCCGCTGCCCACTGGCTGATTGAAATGGGCGATGACGTAATCGAGTCGGTTTTCGGCGAAGCCGGTGAGCATGAGCCGCATTATTCCGGGTTTATAGACACCATGCGCGATGCTGCCGAAGACATTGGCGAGTTTGCCATTTATCTGTTGTTCGCCATGTTGCTGATTACCCTGTGGCGCAGGTTCCCCTACAAATACTGGCGCTACCTGCACCGGGTTATGCCCGCGCTTTACCTGTTGCTTGCCTTCCATGCAGCCTGGCTCGCTCCGCTGCAATGGTGGCAGCAGCCCATTGGTGTGCTGATGGCCATCCTGCTCCTGGGCGGGAGCATCGCCAGCGGGCTTTCGCTGGCTGGCAGAGTTGGTCGACATCGCCAGGTTCGAGGCACGATTACCGCGATCAACACTCCGGCTCCGGATGTCACCGAGGTTACCTGCCATTTGGGGCAAGCATGGAGAGGGCATCGTGCGGGGCAGTTTGCATTCGTGACCTTTGACACCCTGGAAGGAGCCCACCCGTTCACTATTGCCAGTGCCGATCGGGGAGATGGCAGGGTTACATTCCTTATTAAATCGCTCGGAGACTTTACCCGCAATCTCAGCCAGAAAATCAGGGCAGGGCAAACGGTGACGGTTGAGGGCCCCTACGGCTGCTTTAACTTCGACCGAAGAAAGCGCCATTCTCACCAGATATGGATCGCCGGCGGCATCGGTGTGACGCCCTTCCTGGCCTGGCTTGAAGGCATTGGCACCAACGCGGTCGCCGCACCGGAGGCAGACCTGCACTACTGCACCCGAAACGCCGATCAGGACCCCATCGTGGAACGACTTCGCGAGCATTGCCGGGACTTTCCCGGCATTCATCTGCAGATCCATGACAGCAGCAAGGGTGAGGTGCTCTCGGCGGAAAAACTGGCTGCCGGTGTGCCTTCCTCTGCAGCTGCAGAAGTCTGGTTCTGCGGCCCGGCAGGCCTGGCGCGGGCAATCAGACAGGGTTTGCGCTCAGCACCCTTCCGTCTGTCGCGATTCCATAAAGAGGCTTTCCAGTTTCGCTGA
- a CDS encoding PepSY domain-containing protein, whose amino-acid sequence MKTKPVILSLTLLLLSAPLLADDDCDDPVANWQPRENLRQKLEAEGWTVYRIKVDDGCYEVKGLAPQGFRAEASFAPASLNLMELEREEDDDDDDDEDNDGRYGTQMPDAARGKGQGPVPDNGIVKGRPSVTVE is encoded by the coding sequence ATGAAAACCAAACCCGTGATTTTAAGCCTCACTTTATTGCTTCTGAGTGCACCACTGTTGGCTGACGATGACTGTGATGATCCGGTGGCCAATTGGCAGCCGCGGGAGAACCTGCGCCAGAAACTGGAAGCTGAAGGATGGACGGTTTACCGCATCAAGGTGGATGACGGTTGTTATGAAGTAAAAGGCCTGGCTCCACAGGGCTTCCGCGCAGAGGCGTCTTTTGCTCCGGCCTCCCTGAATCTGATGGAACTGGAGCGGGAAGAAGACGATGACGACGATGATGATGAAGATAACGATGGCAGATACGGCACCCAGATGCCGGATGCTGCCCGGGGCAAGGGCCAGGGGCCGGTTCCAGACAATGGCATTGTCAAGGGTCGCCCCAGCGTAACCGTGGAATAA
- a CDS encoding DUF2271 domain-containing protein codes for MKTILFALGLAIALAVPSVAQAREVTFTTELLDYGGDGAYLALYLTDAAGKYRGTLWVSGKKTKYYKHLSGWARGSRLNPAEYDGLTGASITSGRTLKITLDLDDALIDNGYEIRVDTSVEDMRDNRADISLPLTSEGSGKPVAGRGYVRSFRYEF; via the coding sequence ATGAAAACGATTTTATTTGCTCTGGGCCTGGCGATAGCACTTGCTGTGCCCAGTGTTGCGCAGGCTCGTGAAGTGACGTTCACAACCGAATTACTCGACTACGGTGGCGATGGTGCCTATCTGGCGCTTTACCTCACGGATGCTGCCGGCAAATACCGGGGCACTCTCTGGGTTTCAGGGAAAAAAACCAAGTACTACAAGCATCTGAGTGGCTGGGCCCGTGGCAGCAGGCTGAACCCGGCTGAGTACGATGGCCTGACCGGTGCCAGCATAACCAGTGGGCGCACCCTGAAAATCACTCTGGACCTGGACGACGCCCTGATCGACAACGGCTACGAAATTCGGGTCGACACTTCCGTTGAAGATATGCGGGATAACCGGGCGGATATCTCCCTACCACTGACCAGCGAAGGTTCCGGAAAACCGGTAGCCGGGCGTGGTTATGTTCGCTCATTCCGCTACGAATTTTGA